A window of Chloroflexota bacterium contains these coding sequences:
- a CDS encoding SAM-dependent chlorinase/fluorinase: protein MSIITLLSDFGTADGYAGVMHGVILSINPKAVVVDICHDIAPQDIHTAAFVLSTVYPYFPAGTVHVVIVDPGVGSERRALAVRTAHGTFVAPDNGVLSYVFARESISEVVHLTNARYWLSPLSNTFHGRDLFAPVAAHISLGVALSDMGPAIQDPVRFAVTEALVQNDGSIHGQVLHVDRFGNIITNVPRELLTTGQSWRVHIAGYEVDSLSKTYAGAADGALLALIGSSGHLEIAVRNGNAAAMLKADRGTEVVVTPI, encoded by the coding sequence ACGCGGGCGTAATGCATGGCGTGATCCTGAGTATCAACCCCAAAGCAGTCGTTGTGGATATCTGCCATGACATTGCCCCGCAGGATATACACACAGCAGCTTTTGTGCTCTCTACAGTGTACCCGTATTTCCCGGCGGGTACTGTTCACGTAGTCATTGTCGATCCTGGGGTAGGTAGTGAACGGCGTGCTCTAGCGGTGCGCACTGCACACGGTACGTTTGTGGCGCCCGACAACGGTGTGCTGAGCTACGTATTTGCACGCGAGTCTATTAGCGAGGTGGTGCATCTCACGAATGCACGGTACTGGCTCTCGCCGCTCAGCAATACATTTCATGGGCGCGATCTTTTTGCACCCGTGGCAGCGCATATCTCGCTAGGAGTGGCACTGAGCGACATGGGGCCTGCTATACAAGATCCGGTGCGTTTTGCAGTTACGGAGGCCTTGGTGCAGAACGATGGTAGCATTCATGGCCAGGTATTGCACGTAGATCGGTTTGGCAACATTATCACGAACGTACCGCGTGAACTTTTGACGACTGGGCAGAGTTGGCGAGTGCACATCGCAGGCTATGAAGTAGATAGTTTGTCGAAAACTTATGCCGGGGCTGCTGATGGTGCATTGTTGGCACTGATTGGCAGCAGTGGTCATTTGGAAATCGCTGTGCGCAACGGCAATGCGGCAGCGATGCTGAAGGCAGATCGAGGGACAGAGGTGGTCGTAACGCCTATATAG
- a CDS encoding nicotinate phosphoribosyltransferase, which yields MNTMVNSKINKSILSGYTADIYFSRTQAILRAEGLDPVVTMEIFPNREGILCGMNEVLELLAQVLPEDGEVWALAEGEPMAAKEVVLRITASYSRFGLYETAILGMLAQTSGWATAARACVEAADGIPVISFGARHVHPSVAGRLEYAAIVGGCAGCATPVGADLAGLEATGTIPHAMVLIFGDTVKATEAFDRHMPPHIRRIALVDTFKDECEESLRVAEALGYRLWGVRLDTPPERGRVTPELVKELRARLDQAGYTWVKITVSGGVDAERIRLFREQKAPVDVFGVGSAISSAPPIDFTGDLKVIAGKPIAKRGRIPGITPNPRLQRVNLAKIKEATR from the coding sequence ATGAATACTATGGTGAACTCTAAGATCAATAAAAGCATCCTCTCTGGATATACTGCTGATATCTATTTCTCGCGCACCCAGGCTATCCTGCGTGCCGAGGGATTGGATCCAGTGGTTACTATGGAGATTTTCCCCAATAGAGAGGGCATTCTTTGTGGGATGAATGAAGTGCTTGAGTTACTGGCCCAGGTATTGCCAGAAGACGGTGAAGTGTGGGCATTGGCTGAAGGTGAGCCAATGGCGGCCAAGGAGGTAGTGCTGCGCATCACGGCATCCTACTCGCGATTCGGGCTGTACGAAACAGCAATATTGGGTATGTTAGCGCAAACCAGTGGCTGGGCTACTGCGGCGCGAGCGTGTGTAGAAGCAGCAGATGGCATTCCAGTGATCAGTTTTGGTGCGCGCCATGTCCACCCGAGCGTAGCGGGACGTCTGGAATATGCCGCGATTGTGGGTGGTTGCGCTGGCTGTGCTACGCCTGTAGGAGCGGACTTGGCTGGGTTGGAGGCTACTGGGACAATTCCACATGCAATGGTCCTGATCTTTGGCGATACCGTAAAGGCCACAGAGGCTTTCGACCGACATATGCCACCTCATATCCGCCGTATAGCACTAGTGGATACCTTCAAGGACGAATGCGAGGAGAGCTTGCGTGTAGCTGAGGCTTTGGGTTACAGGTTGTGGGGAGTAAGACTGGATACGCCGCCAGAGCGTGGCCGTGTGACCCCGGAATTGGTCAAAGAGTTGCGGGCACGCCTAGATCAGGCTGGATACACGTGGGTCAAGATCACGGTGAGCGGTGGAGTAGATGCAGAGCGCATTCGCTTGTTTCGCGAACAAAAAGCACCTGTAGACGTATTCGGCGTAGGCAGTGCTATTAGCAGTGCCCCGCCAATTGATTTCACGGGAGACCTCAAAGTGATCGCAGGTAAGCCTATCGCCAAACGAGGCCGAATTCCCGGTATTACGCCCAATCCACGCCTGCAACGTGTTAATTTAGCCAAGATCAAAGAGGCAACTCGCTAA
- a CDS encoding cysteine hydrolase — protein MSNVVIVVDMLRGFLEEGHTLFCGPAAREIIPCVRQLLQNEKEKGSHIIFLADTHDPDDKEFAMFPPHCVRGTSECEIIPELADFPGEVIPKRRYSGFYDTVLEDRLKELQPDKIIVVGVCTDICVMHTVADARNRDYVVEVPRDCVASFDPEAHAFALKHMEKILGAKIV, from the coding sequence ATGAGCAATGTAGTGATTGTGGTGGATATGCTACGCGGTTTTTTAGAGGAAGGGCATACGCTTTTTTGTGGCCCGGCTGCTCGCGAGATCATTCCTTGTGTGCGGCAATTGCTACAAAACGAAAAGGAGAAAGGGTCCCATATCATCTTCCTCGCTGATACCCACGATCCTGACGACAAAGAATTCGCCATGTTCCCACCCCACTGTGTGCGAGGTACTTCGGAATGCGAGATCATCCCTGAACTGGCCGACTTTCCTGGAGAAGTTATACCGAAGCGGCGTTACAGTGGATTCTACGATACGGTCTTAGAGGACAGGCTGAAGGAACTGCAACCTGATAAGATTATCGTCGTGGGAGTGTGCACGGACATTTGCGTAATGCATACGGTTGCGGATGCGCGCAACCGCGATTACGTGGTGGAGGTACCGCGCGATTGCGTGGCAAGTTTTGATCCCGAGGCTCATGCCTTCGCGCTGAAACATATGGAGAAAATACTCGGAGCTAAGATAGTCTAG
- a CDS encoding tetratricopeptide repeat protein: MDLNVSKYQIKEELRKQWTTRAVQSALMGHWDEAVQANLRVLEMFPDDIQARNRLGRAYLELGRYEEAIAAYEATLQRQPSNNIARKRLAGLYAQLNRKPTIPLEITPAIELAEEEEEEIEEFEEYIEEEEIEPGIDLEEDSGEF, encoded by the coding sequence ATGGACTTGAACGTGTCAAAATACCAGATCAAGGAGGAACTCCGTAAACAATGGACGACACGAGCGGTGCAATCAGCGCTCATGGGCCATTGGGATGAAGCAGTCCAGGCCAATTTGCGCGTGCTCGAAATGTTTCCCGACGATATCCAAGCTCGTAATCGACTAGGTAGGGCATACCTTGAATTGGGGCGTTACGAAGAGGCAATAGCAGCGTACGAGGCAACTTTGCAGCGACAACCCTCGAACAATATTGCCAGAAAAAGATTAGCAGGGCTATATGCTCAACTTAACCGCAAGCCCACAATACCGCTTGAGATTACCCCTGCCATTGAACTGGCTGAGGAAGAAGAGGAAGAAATCGAAGAATTTGAAGAGTATATCGAGGAAGAGGAAATCGAACCTGGAATTGACCTCGAGGAAGACAGCGGCGAATTCTAA